A genomic window from Streptomyces broussonetiae includes:
- a CDS encoding rodlin — translation MLKKAMAAAAVAASFIGASAAVAPQALAIGNDTGTTSFSGNDAKETFGDSVTKGSMSPQGALVQGSLNKLCVGLPAKADVQSVAAWFVNVGVQDIPILSSPQNQQCTENSTQAKGDEPLSQTLDDVSLLASQTDNEKH, via the coding sequence ATGTTGAAGAAGGCAATGGCCGCGGCGGCGGTCGCCGCGTCCTTCATCGGTGCGTCGGCGGCGGTGGCCCCCCAGGCGCTTGCCATCGGCAACGACACCGGCACCACGTCGTTCAGCGGCAACGATGCCAAGGAGACGTTCGGCGACTCCGTGACCAAGGGCAGCATGAGCCCGCAGGGCGCGCTGGTCCAGGGCTCGCTCAACAAGCTCTGCGTCGGCCTGCCGGCCAAGGCCGACGTCCAGTCGGTCGCCGCCTGGTTCGTGAACGTCGGCGTCCAGGACATCCCGATCCTGTCCTCGCCGCAGAACCAGCAGTGCACCGAGAACTCCACCCAGGCCAAGGGCGACGAGCCGCTCTCGCAGACCCTGGACGACGTTTCCCTCCTGGCTTCCCAGACCGACAACGAAAAGCACTGA
- a CDS encoding rodlin translates to MIKKVLASAAIAASVVGASAAVASPALAIGNDSNTTSFSGNDASQAFGNSATYGKMSPQMALIQGSLNKPCIGLPAKVNAQSIAALLNIGVQDIPILSSPQNQQCTENSTQAKGDESLSHVLDDISALASQSDNEKH, encoded by the coding sequence GTGATCAAGAAGGTTCTGGCTTCCGCCGCGATCGCAGCCTCCGTCGTCGGCGCCTCGGCCGCCGTCGCGTCGCCGGCCCTGGCCATCGGCAACGACAGCAACACCACGTCGTTCAGCGGCAACGACGCCTCGCAGGCGTTCGGCAACTCCGCGACCTACGGCAAAATGAGCCCGCAGATGGCGCTCATCCAGGGCTCGCTGAACAAGCCCTGCATCGGCCTGCCGGCCAAGGTCAACGCCCAGTCGATCGCCGCTCTGCTCAACATCGGCGTCCAGGACATCCCGATCCTGTCCTCGCCGCAGAACCAGCAGTGCACCGAGAACTCCACCCAGGCCAAGGGCGACGAGTCGCTCTCGCACGTCCTGGACGACATCTCCGCCCTGGCTTCCCAGAGCGACAACGAGAAGCACTGA
- a CDS encoding rodlin: protein MKKLWVTAAAAVSVAGLAGVAAPQALANGNDHGTTSFSGNGAKQEFGNSATFGDMSPQLSLIQGSLNKPCVGLPAKLNAQSILAAVNVGVQDIPVLSSPQNQQCTENSTQAKGDEPLSHVLDDVSALSTLSDNKG, encoded by the coding sequence ATGAAGAAGCTGTGGGTAACCGCGGCTGCCGCCGTCTCGGTCGCCGGTCTCGCCGGTGTGGCGGCCCCCCAGGCCCTCGCCAACGGTAACGACCACGGCACCACGTCGTTCAGCGGCAACGGCGCCAAGCAGGAGTTCGGCAACTCGGCCACCTTCGGTGACATGAGCCCGCAGCTCTCGCTGATCCAGGGCTCGCTGAACAAGCCCTGCGTCGGCCTGCCGGCGAAGCTCAACGCCCAGTCGATCCTCGCCGCGGTCAACGTCGGCGTCCAGGACATCCCGGTCCTGTCCTCGCCGCAGAACCAGCAGTGCACCGAGAACTCCACCCAGGCCAAGGGCGACGAGCCGCTCTCGCACGTCCTGGACGACGTCTCCGCCCTGTCCACCCTGAGCGACAACAAGGGCTGA
- a CDS encoding ABC transporter permease, with protein sequence MSTLTEVASGYQTRHTLPLRVELVRQLKRRRTLVMGAILTLLPFVLLIAFAIGTPHDRTGRITLMDQATASGANFAAVNLFVSVGFLLVIPVALFCGDTVASEASWSSLRYLLAAPVPRARLLWSKLVVALGLSLAAMVLLPVVALAVGTAAYGWGPLQIPTGGALDTGTAVQRLAVTVAYVFVSQLVTAGLAFWLSTKTDAPLGAVGGAVGLTIVGNVLDAVTALGHWRDFLPAHWQFAWADAVQPHAEWSGMIQGGAISVSYALVLFALAFRGFARKDVVS encoded by the coding sequence ATGAGCACGCTCACCGAGGTCGCCTCCGGCTATCAGACCCGGCACACCCTGCCCCTGCGGGTCGAGCTGGTCCGCCAGCTCAAGCGACGCCGCACCCTGGTCATGGGCGCGATCCTCACTCTGCTGCCGTTCGTGCTGCTGATCGCCTTCGCGATCGGCACCCCGCACGACCGGACGGGCCGGATCACCCTCATGGACCAGGCCACCGCGTCCGGCGCCAACTTCGCCGCGGTGAACCTGTTCGTGTCGGTGGGGTTCCTGCTGGTGATCCCGGTCGCCCTGTTCTGCGGGGACACGGTGGCCTCGGAGGCCAGCTGGTCCTCGCTGCGCTATCTGCTCGCCGCGCCCGTGCCCCGGGCCCGGCTGCTGTGGTCCAAGCTCGTCGTGGCGCTCGGGCTCAGTCTCGCCGCGATGGTGCTGCTCCCGGTCGTGGCGCTCGCCGTCGGCACCGCGGCCTACGGCTGGGGCCCGCTGCAGATCCCCACCGGCGGAGCGCTCGACACCGGCACGGCGGTGCAGCGGCTCGCCGTGACCGTGGCGTACGTCTTCGTGTCCCAACTGGTCACCGCCGGGCTGGCGTTCTGGCTGTCCACGAAGACGGACGCCCCGCTCGGCGCGGTCGGCGGCGCGGTCGGCCTGACCATCGTCGGCAACGTCCTCGACGCCGTCACCGCCCTCGGCCACTGGCGTGACTTCCTGCCCGCGCACTGGCAGTTCGCGTGGGCCGACGCGGTCCAGCCGCACGCCGAGTGGTCCGGCATGATCCAGGGCGGCGCGATCTCCGTCTCCTACGCCCTGGTGCTGTTCGCCCTGGCCTTCAGAGGTTTCGCCCGCAAGGACGTGGTCTCCTAG
- a CDS encoding alpha/beta fold hydrolase, translated as MDLRRLSLRGLLTGPRRLVAAAAAVVVLAGAGTWTAAASGGPPPVHRTDQVMAVDGGRLDTSFFTPAGTGRHPAVLLAHGFGGSKDDMRGQAEDLARDGYAVLTWSARGFGRSTGKIGLNDPKGEVADVSRLIDWLAKRPQVQLDKPGDPRVGVAGGSYGGAISLLAAGYDHRVDAIAPAITYWNLADALFPNGVFKKLWAGVFFNTAGGCARFTPELCRMYDRVAESGTPDQAARTLLEERSPSAVAARIKVPTLLVQGQTDSLFTLAQADAAQKAIRASGAPVDVDWIAGGHDGGDMETARVQARVQAWFDRYLKGDKNAATGPAFRITRTGGVNSNDGTAQLRGASADSYPGLHDHQRAVALTGGPQKVANPAGASPPGVSALPGLGGSGGLSQLSALGVGVSLDFPGQYARFDSARLTRDLQITGTPTATVHITSTSDDAVLFGKVYDVGPDGTQQVLPSQLVAPFRVTGAKAGKDVTLTLPAIDHQVQKGHRLRLVLASTDLGYASPATPATYTVSLKGALSVPTAPAVTTAAAPLPAWVWWLPAAGAALALALVLTGRRRTTAPAPDPELSQVPLVIRDLSKRYAKSTDRYAVRELSFRVECGQVLGLLGPNGAGKTTTLRMLMGLITPDDGEIRVFGHAVRPGAPVLSRVGAFVEGAGFLPHLSGRENLELYWRATGRPPEDAHLDEALEIAGLGDALARAVRTYSQGMRQRLAIAQAMLGLPDLLILDEPTNGLDPPQIREMREVMIRYAAAGRTVIVSSHLLAEVEQSCTHLVVMDRGRLVQAGPVREIVGSGDTLLVGTATPVQDPVVEKVDALAGVASAVRTDDGLLVRLEPGGTAEQLVVELVRLDVPVASVGPHRRLEDAFLTLIGGSA; from the coding sequence ATGGATCTTCGCCGGCTCTCGCTGCGAGGGCTGCTCACAGGGCCGCGGCGGCTGGTGGCCGCCGCGGCCGCCGTCGTGGTGCTCGCCGGGGCCGGCACCTGGACGGCCGCCGCCTCCGGCGGCCCGCCGCCGGTGCACCGCACCGACCAGGTCATGGCGGTCGACGGCGGCCGCCTGGACACCTCCTTCTTCACCCCGGCCGGCACCGGCCGCCACCCGGCCGTCCTACTGGCGCACGGCTTCGGCGGCAGCAAGGACGACATGCGCGGCCAGGCCGAGGACCTCGCCCGCGACGGGTACGCGGTCCTGACCTGGTCAGCGCGCGGCTTCGGCAGGTCCACCGGGAAGATCGGGCTCAACGACCCCAAGGGCGAGGTCGCCGACGTCTCCCGGCTCATCGACTGGCTGGCGAAGCGGCCCCAGGTCCAGCTCGACAAGCCCGGCGACCCGCGCGTGGGCGTGGCCGGCGGCTCCTACGGCGGCGCGATCTCCCTGCTCGCCGCCGGATACGACCACCGGGTGGACGCCATCGCCCCGGCGATCACCTACTGGAACCTCGCCGACGCCCTCTTCCCGAACGGCGTGTTCAAGAAGTTGTGGGCCGGCGTCTTCTTCAACACCGCCGGCGGCTGCGCCCGCTTCACCCCCGAGCTGTGCCGGATGTACGACAGGGTCGCCGAGTCCGGCACCCCGGACCAGGCCGCCCGCACCCTCCTGGAGGAACGCTCCCCGTCCGCCGTAGCCGCCCGCATCAAGGTGCCCACGCTGCTGGTGCAGGGCCAGACCGACTCGCTGTTCACCCTCGCCCAGGCCGACGCCGCCCAGAAGGCGATCCGCGCGAGCGGCGCCCCCGTGGACGTCGACTGGATCGCGGGCGGTCACGACGGCGGCGACATGGAGACCGCCCGGGTCCAGGCACGCGTACAGGCGTGGTTCGACCGCTATCTCAAGGGCGACAAGAACGCCGCCACCGGCCCGGCCTTCCGCATCACCCGCACCGGAGGCGTGAACTCCAACGACGGCACGGCCCAGCTGCGCGGCGCGAGCGCGGACTCCTACCCCGGGCTGCACGACCACCAGCGGGCCGTCGCCCTGACCGGTGGCCCCCAGAAGGTCGCCAACCCCGCCGGCGCCAGCCCGCCCGGTGTCTCCGCCCTGCCCGGCCTCGGCGGCTCCGGCGGTCTGTCGCAGCTGTCCGCGCTCGGCGTCGGTGTCTCCCTCGACTTCCCCGGCCAGTACGCCAGGTTCGACTCCGCGCGGCTCACCCGCGACCTGCAGATCACCGGCACGCCGACCGCCACCGTCCACATCACCTCGACCAGTGACGACGCCGTCCTGTTCGGCAAGGTCTACGACGTCGGCCCCGACGGCACCCAGCAGGTGCTGCCGTCCCAGCTGGTCGCGCCCTTCCGGGTGACCGGGGCCAAGGCCGGCAAGGACGTCACCCTCACCCTCCCCGCGATCGACCACCAGGTGCAAAAGGGCCACCGGCTGCGCCTGGTCCTCGCCTCCACCGACCTCGGCTACGCCTCCCCGGCCACCCCGGCCACCTACACCGTCTCCCTCAAGGGTGCCCTGAGCGTGCCGACGGCCCCCGCCGTCACCACAGCCGCGGCGCCCCTGCCCGCCTGGGTCTGGTGGCTGCCCGCGGCCGGCGCGGCGCTCGCGCTCGCCCTGGTACTCACCGGCCGCCGCCGCACCACCGCCCCCGCGCCCGACCCGGAGCTGTCCCAAGTCCCGCTCGTGATCAGGGACTTGAGCAAGAGGTACGCGAAGTCCACCGACCGGTACGCGGTGCGCGAGCTGTCCTTCCGGGTGGAGTGCGGCCAGGTGCTCGGCCTGCTCGGACCCAACGGCGCGGGCAAGACCACCACCCTGCGCATGCTGATGGGCCTGATCACCCCGGACGACGGCGAGATAAGGGTCTTCGGTCACGCCGTGCGGCCCGGCGCGCCCGTGCTGTCCCGGGTCGGCGCCTTCGTGGAGGGCGCGGGCTTCCTGCCGCACCTGTCCGGCCGGGAGAACCTCGAGCTGTACTGGCGGGCCACCGGCCGCCCGCCCGAGGACGCCCACCTGGACGAGGCCCTTGAGATCGCCGGGCTCGGCGACGCACTCGCCCGCGCGGTGCGTACGTACTCCCAGGGCATGCGCCAGCGCCTCGCCATCGCCCAGGCCATGCTCGGCCTGCCCGACCTGCTCATCCTGGACGAGCCCACCAACGGTCTCGACCCGCCCCAGATCCGCGAGATGCGCGAGGTGATGATCCGCTACGCGGCCGCCGGCCGTACCGTGATCGTCTCCAGCCATCTCCTCGCCGAGGTCGAGCAGTCCTGCACCCACCTGGTCGTGATGGACCGCGGCCGGCTCGTCCAGGCGGGCCCGGTCCGGGAGATCGTCGGCTCCGGTGACACCCTGCTGGTCGGCACCGCCACGCCCGTGCAGGACCCGGTCGTGGAGAAGGTGGACGCGCTGGCGGGCGTCGCCTCCGCCGTGCGCACCGACGACGGACTGCTGGTCCGGCTGGAGCCGGGCGGCACGGCCGAGCAGCTGGTCGTGGAGCTGGTGCGCCTCGATGTGCCCGTCGCCTCGGTCGGCCCGCACCGTCGCCTGGAAGACGCCTTCCTGACCCTGATAGGAGGTTCCGCATGA
- a CDS encoding APC family permease, with protein MTDTLSPAGTAVLDASGSPQKLKRSIGVVGGTLLTLSCVTPASTLFVIVPDLFSSLGTATALCLAIGALLCIPVAFCYSELGTLIPSAGGEYAIVSTLAGRLAGWLAFVMSLLVVMIVPPVIAMGTADYLAPVVHLDPSFTGAGVMLAATLAGLLDLRANAWITGIFLVLEVVAAGVVALLGFTHSHRGVGSLGSMQLAGAHAHVDPVTAMMVLSGLAIALFATQGFSTAVYLSEELENPRRNVARTVLATLAISSVVILVPVVAITLGAGDLKSLTGGDISSMVIAWSNSAVGTFVSLCVALAIINAGIVMVIQNSRVLFASARDKAWPSPVNNALARLGRFGSPWVATLVVGVPGAFLCFVNLDTLYGVTGVAVTGLYLLVAIAALLARRGAHGTRTAWRMPLWPAMPVLLIAVLVYILVEQDPSYLLWTGAITAVATLYWAFYLRPRRETRWLVSIPEDAESPEAAAA; from the coding sequence ATGACCGACACGCTCAGCCCCGCCGGGACCGCTGTCCTGGACGCTTCGGGCAGCCCCCAGAAGCTCAAGCGCTCCATCGGCGTGGTCGGCGGCACCCTGCTGACGCTGTCCTGCGTCACGCCCGCCTCGACGCTCTTCGTGATCGTGCCCGATCTGTTCTCCAGTCTCGGCACCGCGACGGCTCTGTGCCTCGCCATCGGCGCACTGCTCTGTATCCCCGTGGCCTTCTGCTACTCGGAGCTGGGCACCCTCATCCCCAGCGCCGGCGGCGAGTACGCCATCGTCTCCACGCTGGCCGGGCGGCTCGCCGGCTGGCTGGCCTTCGTGATGTCCCTGCTCGTCGTGATGATCGTCCCTCCGGTCATCGCGATGGGCACCGCCGACTACCTCGCCCCGGTCGTCCACCTCGACCCGTCCTTCACGGGCGCCGGCGTGATGCTCGCGGCCACCCTCGCCGGACTGCTGGACCTGCGCGCCAACGCCTGGATCACCGGCATCTTCCTGGTCCTGGAGGTCGTCGCCGCCGGCGTCGTCGCCCTGCTCGGCTTCACCCACTCCCACCGGGGCGTCGGCAGCCTCGGCTCGATGCAGCTGGCGGGCGCCCACGCCCACGTCGACCCCGTCACGGCCATGATGGTCCTCTCCGGGCTCGCCATCGCCCTCTTCGCCACCCAGGGCTTCTCCACCGCGGTCTACCTCTCCGAGGAGCTGGAGAACCCACGCCGCAACGTCGCCCGCACCGTCCTCGCCACGCTCGCCATCTCCAGCGTGGTCATCCTGGTCCCGGTCGTGGCGATCACCCTGGGCGCAGGTGACCTCAAGTCCCTCACCGGCGGCGACATCAGCAGCATGGTCATCGCCTGGAGCAACTCGGCCGTCGGCACCTTCGTCAGCCTCTGCGTCGCCCTCGCGATCATCAACGCGGGCATCGTCATGGTCATCCAGAACTCCCGTGTGCTCTTCGCCTCCGCCCGCGACAAGGCCTGGCCCTCCCCGGTCAACAACGCCCTGGCCAGGCTCGGCCGGTTCGGCTCCCCATGGGTCGCCACCCTCGTGGTCGGTGTGCCGGGCGCCTTCCTCTGCTTCGTGAACCTGGACACGCTGTACGGCGTCACCGGCGTCGCCGTCACCGGCCTGTACCTGCTGGTCGCGATCGCGGCGCTGCTCGCCCGGCGCGGAGCGCACGGCACCCGGACGGCCTGGCGGATGCCGCTGTGGCCCGCGATGCCGGTCCTGCTCATCGCGGTCCTCGTCTACATCCTCGTGGAGCAGGACCCGTCGTACCTGCTGTGGACGGGCGCCATCACCGCCGTCGCGACCCTCTACTGGGCCTTCTACCTGCGCCCGCGCCGCGAGACCCGGTGGCTGGTGTCCATCCCCGAGGACGCGGAGTCCCCGGAGGCCGCAGCGGCGTGA
- the mmsA gene encoding CoA-acylating methylmalonate-semialdehyde dehydrogenase has translation MTKIVNHWIGGRTAEGASGAYGPVTDPATGAVTTKVAFASVEEVDAAVAAAKEAYLTWGQSSLAQRTSILFKFRALLDANRDAIAELITAEHGKVHSDALGEVARGLEIVDLACGINVQLKGELSTQVANRVDVSSLRQPLGVVAGITPFNFPAMVPMWMFPIAIACGNTFVLKPSEKDPSASIKIAELLSEAGLPDGVFNVVHGDKVAVDRLLEHPDVKAVSFVGSTPIARYIHTTASANHKRVQALGGAKNHMLVLPDADLDAAADAAVSAAYGSAGERCMAISAVVAVGSIGDELVDKIRERAEKIKIGPGNDPTSEMGPLITAAHRDKVASYVTGAAAEGAEVVLDGTGYSVDGFEDGHWIGISLLDRVPTSAKAYQDEIFGPVLCVLRAESYEEGLALINASPFGNGTAIFTRDGGAARRFQLEVEAGMVGVNVPIPVPVGYHSFGGWKDSLFGDHHIYGNDGTHFYTRGKVVTTRWPDPADAPAGVDLGFPRNH, from the coding sequence ATGACGAAGATCGTCAACCACTGGATCGGCGGCAGGACCGCCGAAGGGGCGTCGGGTGCGTACGGGCCGGTCACGGACCCGGCGACCGGCGCGGTCACGACGAAGGTCGCGTTCGCGTCGGTCGAGGAGGTGGACGCCGCGGTCGCGGCGGCCAAGGAGGCGTACCTGACCTGGGGCCAGTCCTCGCTGGCCCAGCGCACCTCGATCCTCTTCAAGTTCCGCGCGCTGCTGGACGCCAACCGCGACGCCATCGCCGAGCTGATCACCGCCGAGCACGGCAAGGTGCACTCCGACGCGCTCGGCGAGGTCGCGCGCGGCCTGGAGATCGTCGACCTGGCCTGTGGCATCAACGTGCAGCTCAAGGGCGAGCTGTCCACGCAGGTCGCGAACCGGGTGGACGTCTCGTCGCTGCGCCAGCCGCTCGGCGTCGTCGCGGGCATCACGCCGTTCAACTTCCCGGCGATGGTCCCGATGTGGATGTTCCCGATCGCCATCGCGTGCGGCAACACCTTCGTGCTCAAGCCGAGCGAGAAGGACCCGTCGGCGTCGATCAAGATCGCCGAGCTGCTGTCCGAGGCCGGTCTGCCGGACGGCGTCTTCAACGTCGTGCACGGCGACAAGGTGGCCGTCGACCGCCTCCTGGAGCACCCGGACGTCAAGGCGGTGTCGTTCGTCGGCTCGACCCCGATCGCCCGCTACATCCACACCACCGCCTCCGCCAACCACAAGCGCGTGCAGGCCCTGGGCGGCGCCAAGAACCACATGCTGGTCCTGCCGGACGCCGACCTGGACGCCGCGGCGGACGCGGCCGTCTCCGCGGCCTACGGCTCCGCGGGCGAGCGCTGCATGGCCATCTCCGCGGTCGTCGCGGTCGGCTCGATCGGTGACGAGCTGGTCGACAAGATCCGCGAGCGCGCCGAGAAGATCAAGATCGGTCCGGGCAACGACCCGACGTCCGAGATGGGCCCGCTGATCACCGCCGCGCACCGCGACAAGGTGGCGTCGTACGTGACGGGCGCGGCCGCCGAGGGCGCCGAGGTGGTCCTGGACGGCACCGGCTACAGCGTCGACGGCTTCGAGGACGGCCACTGGATCGGCATCTCGCTGCTCGACCGGGTGCCGACCAGCGCCAAGGCCTACCAGGACGAGATCTTCGGCCCGGTGCTGTGCGTACTGCGCGCCGAGTCGTACGAGGAGGGCCTGGCCCTCATCAATGCCTCGCCGTTCGGCAACGGCACCGCGATCTTCACCCGGGACGGCGGCGCAGCCCGCCGCTTCCAGCTGGAGGTCGAGGCCGGCATGGTCGGCGTGAACGTGCCGATCCCGGTGCCGGTGGGCTACCACTCCTTCGGCGGCTGGAAGGACTCGCTCTTCGGCGACCACCACATCTACGGCAACGACGGCACGCACTTCTACACCCGCGGCAAGGTCGTCACCACGCGCTGGCCCGACCCGGCCGACGCCCCGGCGGGCGTGGACCTGGGCTTCCCGCGCAACCACTGA
- the iolD gene encoding 3D-(3,5/4)-trihydroxycyclohexane-1,2-dione acylhydrolase (decyclizing): MTTTRLTVAQALVRFLAAQYTERDGERRRLIDATWGIFGHGNVAGLGQALVEYAEVMPYHQGRNEQSMVHAAVGYARQSGRLSTHAVTTSIGPGATNLVTGAALATVNHLPVLLLPGDVFATRPADPVLQQLEVPYAGDVSVNDSLRPVSKYFDRITRPEALIPSALQAMRVLTDPVDTGAVTLALPQDVQAEAYDWPEEFFAERVWTVRRPGADPVELAEAVRAIRAAARPLVVAGGGVHHSRAEEALAEFASATGIPVASTQAGKGSLRHDHPQDVGGIGHTGTATADELARTADLVIGVGTRYTDFTTASGTLFAHPDVRFLNLNIAPFDGHKLAALPLIADARSGLGELTEALVMHGHKVPEPYVTEYTEDKERWEQRVDACFEADEIDVRPTQPQVVGALDALVDESDIIINAAGSLPGDLHKLWRARARDQYHLEYGYSCMGYEIPAAIGVKLAAPERNVWALVGDGTYLMMPTEIVTAVQEGIAIKILLLQNHGYASIGGLSETVGGERFGTAYRFPTGEGTYTGAPLPVDLAANAASLGMRVLRAKTVADLRTALAEARAADTPTCVYVETETSDTVSGAPPAQAWWDVPVAETATRSSAVKARELYERHVSTRRRHL, from the coding sequence ATGACCACGACCCGGCTGACCGTCGCCCAGGCACTCGTCCGTTTCCTGGCCGCCCAGTACACCGAACGGGACGGCGAGCGGCGGCGGCTGATCGACGCCACCTGGGGCATCTTCGGGCACGGCAATGTCGCCGGGCTCGGCCAGGCGCTGGTCGAGTACGCCGAGGTGATGCCGTACCACCAGGGCCGCAACGAGCAGTCCATGGTGCACGCGGCGGTCGGCTACGCCCGCCAGTCCGGCCGCCTGTCCACGCACGCGGTGACGACGTCGATCGGCCCCGGTGCGACGAATCTCGTCACCGGCGCCGCCCTCGCGACCGTCAACCACCTCCCGGTGCTGCTCCTGCCCGGCGACGTCTTCGCCACCCGCCCCGCCGACCCGGTGCTGCAGCAGCTGGAGGTCCCGTACGCGGGTGACGTGTCCGTCAACGACAGCCTGCGCCCGGTGTCGAAGTACTTCGACCGCATCACCCGCCCGGAGGCCCTGATCCCCTCCGCGCTCCAGGCCATGCGGGTGCTCACCGACCCGGTGGACACCGGTGCGGTCACCCTCGCCCTGCCGCAGGACGTGCAGGCGGAGGCCTACGACTGGCCGGAGGAGTTCTTCGCCGAGCGGGTGTGGACCGTGCGCCGGCCGGGTGCGGACCCGGTCGAGCTGGCCGAGGCGGTCCGGGCGATCCGCGCCGCCGCGCGGCCCCTCGTGGTCGCGGGCGGCGGAGTCCACCACAGCCGCGCCGAGGAGGCCCTCGCGGAGTTCGCGTCGGCCACCGGGATCCCGGTCGCCTCCACCCAGGCCGGCAAGGGCTCCCTGCGCCACGACCATCCGCAGGACGTGGGCGGGATCGGCCACACCGGCACCGCGACCGCCGACGAACTGGCCCGCACCGCCGACCTGGTGATCGGCGTCGGCACCCGTTACACCGACTTCACCACCGCCTCCGGCACCCTCTTCGCGCACCCGGACGTCCGCTTCCTGAACCTCAACATCGCGCCCTTCGACGGCCACAAGCTGGCCGCGCTGCCGCTGATCGCCGACGCCCGCAGCGGCCTGGGCGAGCTGACCGAGGCGCTGGTGATGCACGGCCACAAGGTGCCGGAGCCGTACGTCACCGAGTACACCGAGGACAAGGAGCGCTGGGAGCAGCGCGTCGACGCCTGCTTCGAGGCCGACGAGATCGACGTACGGCCGACCCAGCCGCAGGTCGTCGGGGCCCTGGACGCCCTGGTGGACGAGTCCGACATCATCATCAACGCGGCCGGCTCGCTCCCCGGCGATCTGCACAAGCTGTGGCGGGCCAGGGCGCGCGACCAGTACCACCTCGAGTACGGCTACTCCTGCATGGGCTACGAGATCCCGGCCGCGATCGGCGTGAAGCTCGCCGCGCCGGAGCGCAACGTGTGGGCGCTGGTCGGTGACGGCACGTATCTGATGATGCCGACGGAGATCGTGACCGCCGTGCAGGAAGGCATCGCGATCAAGATCCTGCTGCTGCAGAACCACGGGTACGCCTCCATCGGCGGGCTGTCGGAGACCGTGGGCGGCGAGCGGTTCGGCACCGCGTACCGCTTCCCGACCGGTGAGGGCACCTACACGGGCGCCCCGCTGCCCGTCGACCTCGCCGCCAACGCGGCCAGCCTCGGAATGCGGGTGCTGCGCGCGAAGACCGTGGCGGACCTGCGTACGGCACTCGCCGAGGCGCGGGCCGCCGACACTCCCACATGTGTCTACGTGGAGACCGAAACGTCCGACACTGTGTCGGGCGCGCCTCCGGCGCAGGCCTGGTGGGATGTTCCTGTGGCCGAGACCGCGACCCGATCGTCCGCGGTCAAGGCACGTGAGCTGTACGAACGGCACGTCTCGACCCGACGCCGCCATCTGTGA
- the iolB gene encoding 5-deoxy-glucuronate isomerase, translating to MNSTDLHLPRGTTANARYAVDVDPKLAGWTHSSLRVVELTPGGTHTFTTGDSEWIVLPLRGGCTVQIETAAEEKGEFQLLGRESVFAKVSDFAYVPRDARVQIASGAGGRFALAGAKCERRLPARYGPAPEVPVEQRGSGNCARQVRGFAAADSFDCDRLIAVEVITPGGNWSSYPPHKHDEHRPGEESALEEIYYFEIDGPNGLGYQRVFPSREGGCDVLAEVRSGDTVLVPDGWHGPSIAQPGHDMYYLNVMAGPGETREWRICFHPDHVESTGGYR from the coding sequence ATGAACAGCACCGACCTGCATCTGCCCAGGGGCACCACCGCGAACGCCCGGTACGCCGTCGACGTCGACCCCAAGTTGGCCGGCTGGACGCACAGCAGTCTGCGTGTGGTCGAGTTGACGCCCGGTGGCACCCATACGTTCACCACCGGGGACAGCGAGTGGATCGTGCTTCCCCTGCGGGGCGGATGTACCGTACAAATCGAGACCGCGGCAGAGGAGAAGGGCGAGTTCCAACTCCTGGGCAGGGAAAGTGTGTTCGCGAAGGTCTCCGACTTCGCGTACGTTCCCCGGGACGCCCGGGTCCAGATCGCCTCCGGCGCGGGAGGCCGCTTCGCCCTGGCAGGAGCGAAGTGCGAGCGACGACTCCCCGCCCGCTACGGCCCCGCGCCGGAGGTCCCCGTCGAGCAGCGCGGCAGCGGCAACTGCGCCCGTCAGGTGCGGGGCTTCGCCGCAGCCGACTCCTTCGACTGCGACAGGCTGATCGCCGTCGAGGTGATCACGCCGGGCGGCAACTGGTCCTCGTACCCGCCGCACAAGCACGACGAGCACCGGCCGGGCGAGGAGTCCGCGCTGGAGGAGATCTACTACTTCGAGATCGACGGCCCGAACGGACTGGGATATCAGCGCGTGTTCCCCTCACGCGAGGGCGGCTGCGACGTCCTCGCCGAGGTCCGCTCCGGCGACACCGTCCTCGTCCCCGACGGCTGGCACGGCCCGTCCATCGCCCAGCCCGGGCATGACATGTACTACCTGAACGTCATGGCGGGCCCGGGCGAGACCCGGGAGTGGCGGATCTGCTTCCACCCGGATCACGTAGAGAGCACAGGGGGGTACCGATGA